The genomic segment CGGAGCGACTATTTCAAACAAATCTGTTTGGCTCAATAAGAGTTGCTAGAGCGGCACTACCATTTCTACGCAAACAAAATCAGGGACAAATTGTTCAAATATCAAGTATGGCTGGTCATTACTCTTCACCAGCTATGGGTCTATACAGCGCTTCAAAATGGGCTGTTGAAGCTGTTTTTGAAGCATTATCACAGGAAATAGCTCCATTTGGTATTAGAACTACAATAATTGAACCTGGTGGGATTCGTACTGAATTTGCTGGAGATAAAGCTGTTTTTGGAAAAGAAATAGACGACTACAAGGATACTCCAGCAAGAAATGTCACCAATTTTATGAAAAATCCTGGTTTAACTAATGAGCAACTAAAAAAAATGATTATCGGTGACCCTGATAAAATGTCACTACAAATTATTGATAGTGTTGATCAAGTGAAAAGTCCACTACGTATTGCATTAGGGAGCGATGCTTACACAAAGATACATAACGGTTTAACTGAAAGATTACAAAAATTAGAAGCTCAAAAAGAACTCTCAAAATCCACAGATGCAGATGATGAGTAGTAAATTTATCTCTAGAGCGTTAGGGAAATCAGCTGATAAAATCAAAGATAATATTGGACGAAGTAGGTGGGACAAATTTTTAGTCTTCAATAAGTTTTGGATTTCAAAAAAATATAGAAAATACTAAATCATTGTTAGAATATATGTGGGGATAGATTATTAATAAGATGAGTATTGTAATATCATAATGGTTTCTAGTGAATCGCTAATGATTTTACAACAAGTGATTATAATCAAATATAGTTAATTAGAAAAAGGGTTTATAAGGTTAATTTAACACACCACTACACTAAAGTTTCTTGACAATCTTTCAAATTTTGGTATAATGAAAAGGTTGAATATAGCAGTCAGCTAGAAAGTCGTCAACATTTCGGCGGTTCCAAGTAAGTAACCGAAGCTATCAGGCGAAGTCGAAATGCACGAATTCGAGGCTGATTATCTCTGTATTCCTCAGAAAAATAGAGGAGGACATTATAAAATGTCACGTTACACTGGTCCATCATGGAAACAATCACGCCGTTACGGTATCTCACTTACAGGTTCTGGTAAAGAACTTGCACGTCGTAACTATGTACCTGGGCAACACGGTCCAAACAATCGTTCAAAACTTTCTGAATACGGTCTTCAATTGGCTGAAAAACAAAAACTTCGTTTCTCTTATGGAGTTTCTGAACGTCAATTCCGTAATTTGTACGTTGCAGCAACTAAAATCAAAGAAGGAACTGTTGGTTTCAACTTTATGACTTTGCTTGAACAACGCCTTGATAACGTTGTTTATCGTCTTGGTTTGGCTACTACTCGCCGTCAAGCACGTCAATTCGTTAACCACGGGCATATCCTTGTTGACGGAAAACGTGTAGATATTCCTTCATATCGCGTACAACCTGGTCAAGTGATTTCAGTTCGTGAAAAATCTATGAAAGTTCCTGCAATCCTTGAAGCTGTTGAAGCAACCAAAGGTCGCGCTAACTTCGTATCATTTGATGCTGATAAGCTTGAAGGAACACTTATTCGTCTTCCAGAACGCGACGAAATCAACCCAGAAATCAACGAAGCACTTATCGTCGAATTCTACAACAAAATGATGTAATCGAGTATCACTCGAAAATGGAGAAGCCCTTCGAGGCTTCTTTTTTTAATAATGTTCATACATCCACCAATTTTGTAGTAAAGTTTATCTCTGAATTTGTAATTATTATCTTGTGCTTGGACAGAAAAGAGTTTGAGAGAGTTGAAGTCCTATGTAAAATGACAATGTCCAAGTCTATATTTTTGAAGTTTAAGAGTAATTAGAAATGGTTCAAATGGAAAATAGTAAAAAAATCGCTGAACAGCTTAATATTAAAGTTTCTCAAGTTGAAAAAGTGTTGGAGCTGACTGCTGAGGGGAATACAGTTCCTTTCATTGCACGTTATCGTAAAGAAGCGACAGGTTCACTTGATGAGGTTGAAATTAAGCGAATTATTGATGAAAATGACCTGCTGACAAAACTGACAGAGCGTAAGTTGTCAGTGCTGACAAAGATTGAGGAGCAGGGCAAACTGACGGATAAGTTGAAACAGCAAATTGAAACTGCTGAAAAGTTGTCAGAGGTTGAGGATTTGTATCTTCCTTATAAAGAAAAACGTCGAACAAAGGCAACGATTGCTAAAGAAAATGGTCTTTTTCCATTAGCGCAATTGATTGTCAGAAATGCGGCTGATGTGGAGGAACAAGCGAAAAACTTTGTCAATGAACTTTTTGTCAGCGCTGACAAGACTTTGCAAGGGGCAATTGATATTCTGTCAGAAGCGATTTCTGAGGACGCAACTTTGCGTAGCTGGTTGCTTCGAGAAATTAAGTCCAATAGCTTACTGACAAGTAGTCTTAAAAATGATAGTAGCGATGACAAACAAGTTTTCCAGATGTATTATGATTTCTCAGAAAAAGTTTCTGATTTACCCAATTATCGTGTATTAGCGCTTAATCGGGGAGAAAAATTGGGGATTTTATCGGTCAAGTTTGATAATAATGAAGATAAGATTTTGCGTTATTTCGCTGCTCGTTTTACTGCTCAGAGCAATAAATATATGCTAGTTGCGATTAAAGAGGCGGTCAAGAAAAAGTTGATTCCAGCGATGGAACGTAGTGTTAGAACTGAACTAACAGAAAAGGCAGAAATTGCTGCGATTGAAGTATTTGGCGAAAATCTGAAAAATTTGTTACTTGTTGCGCCTCTTAAGGGACGTGTAGTCATGGGCTTTGACCCTGCTTATCGGACTGGGGCAAAGCTTGCAATTGTTGATGCTACGGGTAAGTTGCTCATGACAACAGTGATTTATCCAGTTAAGCCAGCATCAGCTAGTCAAATTGCACAAGCGAAGAAGGATTTGGCACAGTTGATTCGTGAATTTGGCGTAGACATGATTGCGATTGGAAATGGTACAGCAAGCCGGGAATCAGAATCTTTTGTCGCTGAAGTATTAAAAGAAAATGAATTTTCTAATGTTTACTATGTGATTGTTAGTGAATCAGGCGCATCAGTCTATTCTGCAAGTGAACTTGCAAGAGAAGAATTCCCAGAATTGACTGTCGAAAAGCGCTCTGCGATTTCTATTGCTAGACGTCTTCAAGACCCTCTTGCTGAGCTGGTCAAGATTGAACCAAAAGCCATTGGTGTGGGACAATATCAGCACGATGTTTCTGAGAAAAAACTCACGGAAAACTTAGATTTTGTGGTTGAAACAGTGGTCAACCAAGTTGGTGTAAATGTGAATACGGCCAGTCCAGCACTTTTGTCACACGTTGCGGGTCTTAATAAAACACTTGCACAAAATATCGTAGCTTACCGAGAAGAAAATGGCGCACTGGGTACACGTTCTGAGCTAAAAAAAGTGCCACGATTGGGGGCAAAAGCCTTTGAACAAGCCGCAGGATTTTTGCGAATTCCTGAAGGAAAGAATTTACTGGATAATACGGGTGTTCATCCAGAGTCTTATTCTGTTGCTGAGCAAATATTACGTGAAACAAGCGCTGACAAGAATCCGTCAGTACTGACAGAAATTTCGTCAGTAAAAATTATTGAGCTGTCAGAGAAATTTGGTATTGGTCGTGAAACTTTAATAGACATCATCGCAGATTTACAAAAGCCAGGTCGTGATTTGCGAGAGACCTTCGATGCTCCAATACTTCGTCAGGATGTCCTTTCCGCCAGTGACTTACAGGTAGGACAGCAACTTGAGGGCGTAGTACGTAACGTTGTGGATTTCGGTGCTTTTATTGATATCGGAATCAAAAATGATGGATTGGCACACGTGTCAGACCTCAGCAAAAATTTTGTAAAAAATCCAAGTGATGTTGTAGCAGTTGGACAAATCGTTACAGTCTGGGTCAAATCAATTGATTTACAACGTGGAAAAATCAATCTGACACTTGTTAATCCGCGAGAAAAAGATAAGTAAATGTATCTTGTCATTTACTTATATGAAAGCAACAGATAGCTCTGACAGAAGTATCAATCACTGACAGAATTCTGTCAGTGTGCAACCTCTAGGAGTTACAACTAAGCAATTTCTTCGGGGCAGCAAGTACGGAGTTGAAGTCGTAAGTAAGTACCCCGCAGGATAGCTTGTAGCGTTATAGAAGTCTGCTCATTGCTGACAGTGGTCCTAGAACTTCTGTCAGCATACTGACAAAATGAGAGGAGAGAAAATGTTAACTAACCAAGAATTGACAGATAAAATCTGCAAAATTTCTCTCTCAAAATTCTCCCTTTCTTTTGAGCATCAAGCTTATTGGAATAATAGACTACGTACAACTGGGGGAAGATTTTTCCCAAAAGATTTGCATTTGGATTTTAACCCTAA from the Lactococcus allomyrinae genome contains:
- the rpsD gene encoding 30S ribosomal protein S4, with amino-acid sequence MSRYTGPSWKQSRRYGISLTGSGKELARRNYVPGQHGPNNRSKLSEYGLQLAEKQKLRFSYGVSERQFRNLYVAATKIKEGTVGFNFMTLLEQRLDNVVYRLGLATTRRQARQFVNHGHILVDGKRVDIPSYRVQPGQVISVREKSMKVPAILEAVEATKGRANFVSFDADKLEGTLIRLPERDEINPEINEALIVEFYNKMM
- a CDS encoding SDR family oxidoreductase, with protein sequence MKTWFITGATGGLASQLTKHLLERGDRVVATTRKQGNLDKLKKQYDSQLWEYHLDLTNPQQIEDIVTKAFDELGTIDIIVNNAAYGLYGAVEEINDEQTERLFQTNLFGSIRVARAALPFLRKQNQGQIVQISSMAGHYSSPAMGLYSASKWAVEAVFEALSQEIAPFGIRTTIIEPGGIRTEFAGDKAVFGKEIDDYKDTPARNVTNFMKNPGLTNEQLKKMIIGDPDKMSLQIIDSVDQVKSPLRIALGSDAYTKIHNGLTERLQKLEAQKELSKSTDADDE
- a CDS encoding Tex family protein, which gives rise to MENSKKIAEQLNIKVSQVEKVLELTAEGNTVPFIARYRKEATGSLDEVEIKRIIDENDLLTKLTERKLSVLTKIEEQGKLTDKLKQQIETAEKLSEVEDLYLPYKEKRRTKATIAKENGLFPLAQLIVRNAADVEEQAKNFVNELFVSADKTLQGAIDILSEAISEDATLRSWLLREIKSNSLLTSSLKNDSSDDKQVFQMYYDFSEKVSDLPNYRVLALNRGEKLGILSVKFDNNEDKILRYFAARFTAQSNKYMLVAIKEAVKKKLIPAMERSVRTELTEKAEIAAIEVFGENLKNLLLVAPLKGRVVMGFDPAYRTGAKLAIVDATGKLLMTTVIYPVKPASASQIAQAKKDLAQLIREFGVDMIAIGNGTASRESESFVAEVLKENEFSNVYYVIVSESGASVYSASELAREEFPELTVEKRSAISIARRLQDPLAELVKIEPKAIGVGQYQHDVSEKKLTENLDFVVETVVNQVGVNVNTASPALLSHVAGLNKTLAQNIVAYREENGALGTRSELKKVPRLGAKAFEQAAGFLRIPEGKNLLDNTGVHPESYSVAEQILRETSADKNPSVLTEISSVKIIELSEKFGIGRETLIDIIADLQKPGRDLRETFDAPILRQDVLSASDLQVGQQLEGVVRNVVDFGAFIDIGIKNDGLAHVSDLSKNFVKNPSDVVAVGQIVTVWVKSIDLQRGKINLTLVNPREKDK